From the Caballeronia sp. NK8 genome, one window contains:
- the ribH gene encoding 6,7-dimethyl-8-ribityllumazine synthase — MEIGQYQPNLDGDGLRIGIVQSRFNEPVCNGLADACIEELERLGVIGQDVLLVTVPGALEIPLALQKLAESGQFDALIALGAVVRGETYHFELVSNESGAGISRIALDFGIPVANAVLTTENDEQAVARMTEKGRDAARVAVEMANLSVALEQLGGDDEDEDEDEEDEDRA, encoded by the coding sequence ATGGAAATCGGACAATACCAGCCGAACCTCGACGGTGACGGCTTGCGCATCGGCATCGTGCAGTCGCGCTTCAACGAACCGGTGTGCAACGGCCTCGCCGACGCGTGCATCGAAGAGCTGGAGCGCCTCGGCGTGATCGGCCAGGACGTGCTGCTCGTCACCGTGCCCGGCGCGCTCGAAATTCCGCTCGCGCTGCAAAAGCTCGCGGAGTCCGGCCAGTTCGACGCGCTGATCGCGCTCGGCGCGGTCGTGCGCGGCGAGACGTATCACTTCGAACTCGTGTCGAACGAAAGCGGCGCGGGCATCTCGCGCATCGCGCTCGATTTCGGCATTCCGGTTGCGAACGCCGTTCTGACGACCGAAAACGACGAACAAGCCGTCGCCCGCATGACCGAGAAGGGCCGCGACGCCGCACGCGTGGCGGTCGAAATGGCGAATCTGTCCGTCGCGCTCGAGCAGCTCGGCGGCGATGACGAAGACGAAGACGAAGACGAAGAAGACGAGGACCGCGCATGA
- the hemL gene encoding glutamate-1-semialdehyde 2,1-aminomutase codes for MSKNQALFERAQRTIPGGVNSPVRAFRSVGGTPRFIERAAGPYFWDAEDKRYIDYIGSWGPMILGHVHPEVLDAVQRVLANGFSFGAPTEAEIEIAEEICKLVPSIEQVRMVSSGTEATMSALRLARGFTNRSRIIKFEGCYHGHADSLLVKAGSGLLTFGNPTSAGVPADIAKHTTVLEYNNVEQLNEAFAAFGSEIASVIVEPVAGNMNLVRATPEFLNALRERCDEHGAVLIFDEVMCGFRVALGGAQEVYGIKPDLTCLGKVIGGGMPAAAFGGRRDIMAHLAPLGGVYQAGTLSGNPIAVAAGLKTLQLIQRPGFYDNLAKQTRKLVDGLAAAARDAKVPFSADSIGGMFGLYFMDQVPGSFAQIQQGDTKRFNAFFHAMLDAGVYFAPSAFEAGFVSSAHDDAVIDATIDAARGAFASLAA; via the coding sequence ATGTCCAAGAATCAAGCTCTGTTCGAACGCGCCCAGCGAACCATTCCCGGCGGCGTGAACTCGCCGGTGCGGGCGTTCCGCTCGGTCGGCGGCACGCCGCGCTTCATCGAGCGCGCCGCGGGCCCGTACTTCTGGGACGCCGAAGACAAGCGCTATATCGACTACATCGGCTCGTGGGGCCCGATGATTCTCGGCCACGTCCATCCCGAAGTGCTCGACGCGGTTCAGCGCGTGCTCGCGAACGGCTTCTCGTTCGGCGCGCCGACGGAAGCCGAAATCGAGATCGCCGAGGAAATCTGCAAGCTCGTGCCGTCGATCGAACAGGTGCGCATGGTGTCCTCCGGGACCGAAGCGACCATGAGCGCGCTGCGCCTCGCGCGCGGCTTCACGAACCGCAGCCGCATCATCAAGTTCGAAGGCTGCTATCACGGCCACGCGGACAGCCTGCTCGTCAAGGCCGGCTCGGGCCTGCTGACGTTCGGCAATCCGACTTCCGCGGGCGTTCCCGCCGATATCGCGAAACACACCACCGTGCTCGAGTACAACAACGTCGAGCAGTTGAACGAGGCGTTCGCGGCGTTCGGTTCGGAAATCGCGTCGGTGATCGTCGAGCCGGTTGCGGGCAACATGAACCTCGTGCGCGCGACGCCCGAATTCCTCAACGCGCTGCGCGAGCGCTGCGACGAGCACGGCGCGGTGCTGATCTTCGACGAAGTGATGTGCGGTTTTCGCGTCGCGCTCGGCGGCGCGCAGGAGGTCTACGGCATCAAGCCGGATCTCACCTGCCTCGGCAAGGTCATCGGCGGCGGCATGCCGGCGGCGGCGTTCGGCGGACGCCGGGACATCATGGCGCATCTCGCGCCGCTCGGCGGCGTGTATCAGGCGGGCACGCTGTCGGGCAATCCGATCGCGGTAGCCGCGGGCCTCAAGACGCTGCAACTGATCCAGCGCCCCGGTTTCTACGACAATCTCGCGAAGCAGACGCGCAAGCTGGTCGACGGCCTCGCCGCCGCCGCCCGCGACGCCAAAGTGCCCTTCTCCGCCGATTCGATCGGTGGCATGTTCGGCCTGTATTTCATGGATCAGGTGCCGGGCAGCTTCGCGCAGATCCAGCAAGGCGACACCAAGCGCTTCAACGCATTCTTCCACGCGATGCTCGACGCGGGCGTGTACTTCGCGCCATCGGCGTTCGAGGCGGGCTTCGTGTCCAGCGCGCACGACGACGCCGTGATCGACGCGACGATCGACGCCGCGCGCGGCGCGTTCGCCTCGCTCGCCGCCTGA
- the ribBA gene encoding bifunctional 3,4-dihydroxy-2-butanone-4-phosphate synthase/GTP cyclohydrolase II, whose translation MSLASTPEIIAELKAGRMVILVDEEDRENEGDLVIAAEFVTPEAINFMAKHGRGLICLTLTQDRCKQLNLPLMTHRNGTQYGTAFTVSIEAAEGVTTGISAADRAKTIAAAVAHDARAEHIVQPGHVFPIMAQPGGVLVRAGHTEAGCDFTALAGLTPAAVICEIIKDDGEMARLPDLIEFSQQHGIKIGTIADLIHYRSRTESIIEKVCERTMQTAHGPFRAVLYRDEPTGSPHIALVRGAPRPDRDTPVRVHEPLSVLDLLEIDSSTHSWTIDAAMKEIAARDLGAIVMLNCGDTKEHLVDVFQAFDQKEKAAVLKRRPIDFKTYGIGAQILRDLGVGRMEVLANPRKLGSMSGYGLEVTGFVPMPGCPATAAPVDTPLTQLRSV comes from the coding sequence ATGTCGCTCGCCTCCACTCCTGAGATCATCGCTGAACTGAAAGCCGGCCGGATGGTGATTCTCGTCGACGAAGAAGACCGCGAAAATGAAGGCGATCTCGTCATCGCCGCCGAATTCGTCACGCCCGAAGCCATCAATTTCATGGCGAAGCACGGCCGCGGCCTCATTTGCCTCACGCTCACGCAGGACCGCTGCAAGCAGCTGAATCTGCCGCTCATGACGCATCGCAACGGCACGCAGTACGGCACGGCGTTCACGGTCAGCATCGAAGCGGCGGAAGGCGTGACGACCGGCATTTCCGCCGCCGACCGCGCGAAGACCATCGCCGCGGCGGTCGCGCACGATGCGCGCGCCGAGCATATCGTCCAGCCGGGCCACGTGTTCCCGATCATGGCGCAGCCGGGCGGCGTGCTGGTGCGCGCGGGCCACACCGAAGCCGGCTGCGACTTCACCGCGCTCGCCGGCCTCACGCCCGCGGCGGTGATCTGCGAGATCATCAAGGACGACGGCGAGATGGCGCGCCTGCCCGATCTTATCGAGTTCAGCCAGCAGCACGGCATCAAGATCGGCACGATCGCCGATCTGATCCATTACCGCAGCCGCACCGAGTCGATCATCGAGAAAGTCTGCGAGCGCACGATGCAGACCGCGCACGGCCCGTTCCGCGCGGTGCTGTACCGCGACGAGCCGACGGGCTCGCCGCACATCGCGCTCGTGCGCGGCGCGCCGCGTCCCGACCGCGACACGCCGGTGCGCGTGCACGAGCCGCTTTCAGTGCTCGATCTGCTCGAAATCGATTCGTCGACGCATTCGTGGACCATCGACGCCGCGATGAAGGAAATCGCCGCGCGCGACCTCGGCGCGATCGTCATGCTCAACTGCGGCGACACGAAGGAACATCTCGTCGACGTGTTTCAGGCGTTCGACCAGAAGGAAAAGGCGGCGGTGCTCAAGCGCCGCCCGATCGACTTCAAGACTTACGGCATCGGCGCGCAGATCCTGCGCGATCTCGGCGTCGGCAGGATGGAAGTGCTCGCGAACCCGCGCAAGCTGGGCAGCATGTCGGGCTACGGCCTGGAAGTGACGGGCTTCGTGCCGATGCCCGGCTGCCCCGCCACCGCCGCGCCCGTGGACACGCCCCTCACACAGTTGCGCTCGGTCTGA
- the nusB gene encoding transcription antitermination factor NusB: protein MKSARRRSRELATQGLYQWLLSGAPAGEIDAQLRNAQGFDKADQAHLDAILHGVIKESDALSAQLQPCLDRPIEQLSPVERAVLLVAAFEFKHHIDVPYRVVINEAVELTKTFGGSDGYKYVNGVLDKLAVVMRPAEAQARGRGA, encoded by the coding sequence ATGAAGAGCGCACGCCGCCGTTCGCGTGAACTCGCGACGCAAGGGCTTTATCAATGGTTGCTGTCGGGCGCGCCCGCCGGCGAAATCGACGCGCAATTGCGCAACGCACAGGGCTTCGACAAGGCCGATCAGGCGCATCTCGATGCGATCCTGCACGGCGTGATCAAGGAATCCGACGCGCTGTCCGCGCAGTTGCAGCCGTGTCTCGACCGCCCGATCGAGCAGTTGTCGCCGGTCGAACGCGCGGTGTTGCTGGTCGCCGCGTTCGAGTTCAAGCATCACATCGACGTGCCGTATCGCGTCGTCATCAACGAAGCGGTCGAGCTGACCAAGACCTTCGGCGGCTCGGACGGCTACAAGTACGTAAACGGCGTGCTCGACAAGCTCGCCGTCGTGATGCGTCCCGCCGAGGCGCAGGCGCGCGGGCGCGGAGCGTAA
- a CDS encoding pyridoxal phosphate-dependent aminotransferase, with protein sequence MTGVSEPLVRLASRVDAIEPFYVMELMKEAQALERAGRDIIHMSIGEPDFTAPEPVIHAAADALKRGVTQYTNALGIHALREAIAQHYRDTFGLTVEPERIVVTAGASAALLLACMALVDNGDEVLMPDPCYPCNRHFVSAADGKPVLIASGPAERFQLTAAHVEESWTDRTRGVLLASPSNPTGTSIEPDELRRIVEKVRARGGFTIVDEIYQGLSYDAKPVSALSFGDDVVTVNSFSKYFNMTGWRLGWLVVPHAMVGAVEKLSQNLFICASALAQHAALACFQPETLAIYEARRLEFKRRRDYIVPALRSLGFGVPVVPDGAFYVYADTTTVHHPAAGNSDALTHSMLHDAGVVLVPGADFGFHAPERYIRLSYATAYSKLEEAVQRLGTLFAR encoded by the coding sequence ATGACCGGCGTCTCGGAACCGCTCGTCAGGCTCGCGTCGCGCGTCGATGCGATCGAGCCGTTCTACGTGATGGAGCTGATGAAAGAGGCTCAGGCGCTGGAGCGCGCGGGCCGCGACATCATCCACATGAGCATCGGCGAACCGGACTTCACCGCGCCGGAGCCGGTGATCCACGCCGCCGCCGATGCGCTCAAGCGCGGCGTCACGCAGTACACCAACGCGCTCGGCATTCACGCCCTGCGCGAGGCGATCGCGCAGCATTATCGCGATACCTTCGGACTGACAGTCGAGCCGGAGCGCATCGTGGTGACAGCGGGCGCGTCGGCGGCGCTGCTGCTCGCGTGCATGGCGCTCGTCGATAACGGCGACGAAGTGCTGATGCCAGATCCGTGTTATCCGTGCAACCGGCACTTCGTGTCGGCGGCGGATGGCAAGCCGGTGCTCATCGCGAGCGGTCCGGCCGAGCGCTTTCAGCTCACGGCCGCGCATGTCGAGGAAAGCTGGACGGATAGAACGCGCGGCGTGCTGCTCGCGTCGCCGTCGAATCCGACCGGCACGTCGATCGAGCCGGACGAGTTGCGGCGCATCGTCGAAAAGGTGCGCGCGCGCGGCGGCTTCACGATCGTCGACGAGATCTATCAGGGGCTGAGCTACGACGCGAAGCCCGTGTCCGCGCTCTCCTTCGGCGACGATGTCGTGACCGTGAACAGCTTTTCGAAGTATTTCAACATGACCGGCTGGCGGCTCGGCTGGCTCGTCGTGCCGCACGCGATGGTCGGCGCGGTCGAGAAGCTCTCGCAAAACCTGTTCATTTGCGCGTCGGCACTTGCGCAGCATGCAGCGCTCGCGTGCTTCCAGCCCGAGACGCTCGCAATTTACGAAGCGCGCCGGCTGGAGTTCAAGCGGCGGCGCGACTACATCGTGCCGGCGCTGCGCTCGCTGGGTTTCGGTGTACCGGTCGTGCCCGACGGCGCGTTCTACGTCTACGCCGATACGACGACGGTTCACCATCCCGCCGCCGGCAACAGCGATGCGCTCACGCACTCGATGCTCCACGACGCGGGCGTCGTGCTCGTGCCGGGCGCGGATTTCGGCTTTCATGCGCCGGAGCGCTACATTCGTCTTTCTTACGCCACGGCGTATTCGAAGCTCGAAGAAGCGGTGCAGCGGCTGGGAACGCTGTTCGCCCGATGA
- a CDS encoding type II toxin-antitoxin system Phd/YefM family antitoxin encodes MAYTAKDIIPLSQARANLSELVEEVRGGTEKIITKNGESCAALISTEKLEMYYRMERNRIHMLLLEDALAGLEDLKAGRHEDAFEVLARYKARIKAKKDAAGGPDGD; translated from the coding sequence GTGGCTTACACCGCAAAGGACATCATCCCGCTGTCGCAGGCGCGTGCCAATCTTTCCGAACTGGTCGAGGAAGTGCGCGGCGGAACTGAAAAAATCATCACCAAGAATGGCGAAAGTTGCGCAGCGCTGATCAGCACGGAGAAGCTCGAGATGTACTACCGGATGGAGCGCAATCGGATTCACATGCTGCTGCTGGAGGACGCACTTGCAGGTCTGGAAGATCTGAAGGCCGGGCGCCATGAAGACGCCTTCGAAGTACTCGCGCGCTACAAGGCACGAATCAAGGCGAAGAAAGACGCAGCCGGAGGGCCGGACGGTGACTGA
- the ribD gene encoding bifunctional diaminohydroxyphosphoribosylaminopyrimidine deaminase/5-amino-6-(5-phosphoribosylamino)uracil reductase RibD — MFSQTDFTHMERALALASKGMYTTTPNPRVGCVLVKNGEVIGMGYTQPAGQDHAEVQALKDARSRGKDPRGSTAYVSLEPCSHFGRTPPCAHALIDARVEKVIAAMEDPNPAVSGRGLTMLRDAGIDVRCGLLATEAYEMNIGFVSRMTRRRPWVRMKVAATLDGRTGLPSGESQWITGEDARADGHAWRARACAILTGIGTVREDDPQLTVRAVDTPRQPQRVLIDSRLDVPMQARILDGAPPWIFHAADADPARIDALREKGADLIELANEHGKVDLPAMLTALADRGINELHVEAGHKLNGSLLREGCVDELLIYLAPSLLGSAPGMFDFAPPDTLDARPHLKFHRIDRLGDDLRILARNA; from the coding sequence ATGTTCTCGCAAACCGACTTCACGCATATGGAGCGCGCGCTCGCGCTCGCCTCGAAGGGCATGTACACGACCACGCCGAATCCGCGCGTCGGCTGCGTGCTCGTCAAGAACGGCGAAGTGATCGGCATGGGCTACACGCAGCCGGCCGGCCAGGATCACGCCGAAGTGCAGGCGCTGAAAGACGCCCGCTCGCGCGGCAAGGACCCGCGCGGCTCGACCGCGTATGTGTCGCTGGAGCCGTGCAGCCATTTCGGGCGCACCCCGCCGTGCGCGCACGCGCTCATCGATGCGCGCGTCGAGAAGGTCATCGCCGCGATGGAAGATCCGAACCCGGCGGTGTCGGGCCGCGGTCTCACGATGCTGCGCGATGCGGGCATCGATGTGCGCTGCGGGCTGCTGGCGACCGAGGCGTACGAAATGAATATCGGCTTCGTGTCGCGCATGACGCGCCGCCGTCCGTGGGTACGCATGAAGGTCGCCGCGACGCTCGACGGCCGCACCGGCCTGCCGTCCGGCGAAAGCCAGTGGATCACCGGCGAGGACGCGCGCGCCGACGGCCACGCGTGGCGCGCCCGCGCCTGCGCCATCCTCACGGGCATCGGCACGGTGCGCGAGGATGATCCGCAACTGACGGTGCGCGCGGTCGACACGCCGCGCCAGCCGCAGCGCGTATTGATCGACAGCCGTCTGGACGTGCCGATGCAGGCGCGCATCCTCGATGGCGCGCCGCCGTGGATCTTCCATGCCGCCGACGCCGATCCCGCGCGCATCGACGCGCTGCGCGAAAAAGGCGCGGATCTCATCGAGCTGGCGAACGAGCACGGCAAGGTCGATCTGCCCGCGATGCTCACCGCGCTCGCGGATCGCGGCATCAACGAACTGCACGTCGAAGCGGGCCACAAGCTGAACGGCTCGCTGCTGCGCGAAGGCTGCGTCGACGAACTGCTGATCTATCTCGCGCCGAGCCTGCTCGGCAGCGCGCCCGGCATGTTCGACTTCGCGCCGCCCGACACGCTCGATGCGCGGCCGCATCTGAAATTTCATCGCATCGACCGGCTCGGCGACGACCTGCGCATTCTGGCGCGCAACGCCTGA
- a CDS encoding riboflavin synthase: protein MFTGIVAAVGRIEKVTPLGAEPEAGVRLTVAAGALDLADVELGDSIAIQGACMTVIQKSADAFDVEVSRESLNKTVGLGDAGAGVNLEKALRAHDRLGGHLVSGHVDGLGVVSKFEPVGESHELRIVAPKDIGKYLAYKGSVTVNGVSLTVNSVSDRADGCEFSINLIPHTVEVTTLRALAKGAKVNLEIDLIARYVERMMNAQ, encoded by the coding sequence ATGTTTACAGGAATCGTCGCGGCGGTGGGCCGCATCGAAAAAGTCACGCCGCTCGGCGCGGAGCCGGAAGCGGGCGTTCGCCTGACGGTCGCCGCGGGCGCGCTCGATCTCGCCGATGTCGAACTCGGCGACAGCATCGCGATTCAGGGCGCGTGCATGACGGTGATTCAGAAGTCCGCCGATGCGTTCGACGTCGAGGTGTCGCGCGAAAGCCTGAACAAGACGGTCGGCCTCGGCGATGCCGGCGCCGGCGTGAATCTGGAGAAGGCGTTGCGGGCGCACGACCGGCTGGGCGGGCATCTCGTTTCAGGGCACGTCGACGGCCTGGGCGTCGTGTCGAAGTTCGAGCCGGTGGGCGAATCGCACGAGTTGCGCATCGTCGCGCCGAAGGACATCGGCAAATATCTGGCCTACAAGGGCTCGGTGACGGTGAACGGCGTGAGTCTCACGGTGAATTCCGTCAGCGACCGCGCGGATGGCTGCGAATTCTCCATCAACCTGATTCCGCATACGGTCGAAGTCACGACGCTCAGGGCGCTCGCCAAGGGCGCGAAGGTCAATCTCGAAATCGATCTGATCGCGCGCTATGTCGAACGGATGATGAACGCGCAGTGA
- a CDS encoding type II toxin-antitoxin system RelE/ParE family toxin, translating to MSSFAARLSDMERYWVRKDNLDGFVRILQSLEEEVVPLLQRFPALGRRMLNTRPDTVHALLAYEKLADATESASIAADLREYVFDDHVLLYLLADDTIYLVSIRHSKEVSFEFDYLWGAQS from the coding sequence ATGAGCAGTTTTGCGGCTCGACTCTCGGACATGGAGCGTTACTGGGTAAGAAAGGACAATCTGGACGGCTTCGTTCGAATACTTCAGTCGCTCGAAGAAGAAGTCGTTCCGCTGCTTCAGCGTTTTCCCGCGCTCGGCCGTCGCATGCTCAATACCAGACCCGATACGGTCCATGCGTTACTCGCGTACGAAAAGCTCGCCGATGCAACGGAATCCGCAAGCATCGCTGCGGACCTTCGCGAGTATGTTTTCGACGACCACGTGCTCCTTTATCTGCTGGCGGACGACACCATCTATCTGGTCTCCATCCGTCACAGCAAGGAAGTGTCCTTCGAATTCGACTACTTGTGGGGCGCCCAGTCCTGA